In a genomic window of Armatimonadia bacterium:
- the tatA gene encoding twin-arginine translocase TatA/TatE family subunit: protein MFGLGPQELIVILIIVVILFGGKKIPEIMRGLGQGLREFRKASSQATEDLKKLTDAEDDEDKQGKTA, encoded by the coding sequence ATGTTCGGGCTAGGGCCGCAAGAGCTCATCGTCATCCTGATCATCGTGGTCATCCTGTTCGGCGGGAAGAAGATCCCGGAGATCATGCGGGGACTGGGCCAGGGGCTCCGGGAGTTCCGGAAAGCTTCCTCCCAGGCCACGGAGGACCTCAAGAAGCTCACGGACGCAGAAGACGACGAAGACAAGCAGGGCAAGACCGCCTAG